Proteins from a genomic interval of bacterium YEK0313:
- the murF gene encoding UDP-N-acetylmuramoyl-tripeptide--D-alanyl-D-alanine ligase, producing the protein MTAMTESHPLWTTEALARAMGARLVGVPARTVSDISIDSRTLTPGEAYVALKGLAHDGHAFVAAALDKGAAFAVVSEEWAAGAPAGRYLVVADPLKALEKAGIAARARTAARIVAVTGSVGKTSTKEALAHVLQREGRTHAPPKSFNNHIGVPLTLARMPAASQFGVFEIGMNHAGEITPLTRMVRPDVAVITTIEAVHVENLGSIEAIADAKAEIFAGVEHGGAAVLPRDSRFFDRLAGAARAAGIDTILSFGEHEEADVRLLRVSLSAQYSTVHASIVGQEVAYKLGSPGRHLAMNSLAVLAAAKLVGADLAIAALALSDMRAVAGRGERLLRRLPQGQFTLLDESYNANPVSVRAALAVLGAVKPAPGGRRIAVLGDMLELGAEGARLHAGLAGPLADAHVDLVFCSGPLMENLWKALPVGRRGAYAATAAELEPEVIRTLRSGDIVMVKGSRGSRMAPLVETLKAKFPAEVIDDAQLGAA; encoded by the coding sequence ATGACTGCCATGACCGAGAGCCATCCGCTCTGGACGACGGAGGCACTCGCCCGTGCCATGGGCGCGCGCCTCGTCGGCGTGCCGGCGCGAACCGTCTCCGACATTTCCATCGACAGCCGGACCCTCACCCCCGGCGAGGCCTATGTGGCGCTGAAGGGCCTCGCCCATGACGGCCATGCCTTCGTCGCCGCCGCTCTCGACAAGGGCGCGGCCTTTGCCGTGGTCTCGGAGGAATGGGCCGCCGGCGCGCCGGCCGGGCGCTATCTCGTCGTCGCCGATCCGCTGAAGGCGCTGGAAAAGGCCGGCATCGCCGCCCGCGCCCGCACCGCGGCCCGCATCGTGGCGGTCACCGGCTCGGTCGGCAAGACCTCGACCAAGGAGGCGCTCGCCCACGTGCTCCAGCGCGAAGGCCGCACCCATGCGCCGCCGAAGAGCTTCAACAACCATATCGGCGTGCCGCTGACGCTCGCCCGCATGCCCGCGGCGAGCCAGTTCGGCGTGTTCGAGATCGGCATGAACCATGCCGGCGAGATCACGCCGCTCACCCGCATGGTGCGCCCGGACGTGGCGGTCATCACCACGATCGAGGCCGTGCACGTGGAAAATCTCGGCTCGATCGAGGCCATCGCCGATGCGAAGGCCGAGATCTTCGCTGGCGTCGAGCACGGCGGCGCGGCGGTGCTGCCGCGCGACAGCCGCTTCTTCGACCGCCTGGCGGGCGCCGCGCGCGCCGCCGGCATCGACACGATCCTGTCCTTCGGCGAGCACGAGGAGGCCGATGTCCGGCTGCTGCGTGTGTCGCTGTCGGCGCAATATTCCACCGTCCACGCCAGCATCGTCGGCCAGGAGGTCGCCTACAAGCTCGGTTCGCCCGGCCGGCACCTGGCGATGAATTCGCTGGCCGTGCTGGCGGCGGCCAAGCTCGTCGGCGCTGATCTCGCCATTGCCGCGCTCGCCCTCTCGGACATGCGGGCGGTGGCCGGCCGCGGCGAAAGGCTGCTGCGGCGCCTGCCGCAGGGCCAGTTCACCCTGCTCGACGAAAGCTACAACGCCAATCCGGTGTCCGTGCGCGCGGCGCTCGCCGTGCTCGGTGCGGTCAAGCCGGCGCCGGGCGGGCGCCGGATCGCCGTGCTCGGCGACATGCTGGAGCTCGGCGCCGAGGGCGCAAGGCTGCATGCCGGGCTCGCCGGGCCGCTGGCCGATGCCCATGTCGACCTGGTCTTCTGCTCCGGCCCCCTGATGGAAAATCTGTGGAAGGCCTTGCCAGTCGGCCGTCGGGGCGCTTATGCCGCAACCGCGGCCGAGCTTGAGCCCGAGGTGATCCGCACGCTCAGGTCCGGCGACATCGTCATGGTCAAGGGGTCGCGCGGCAGTCGCATGGCGCCGCTGGTCGAGACCCTGAAAGCCAAGTTCCCTGCCGAGGTCATCGACGACGCCCAGCTCGGCGCGGCCTGA
- the ddl gene encoding D-alanine--D-alanine ligase, with protein MSKPHVAVLMGGWSAERKVSLASGTACADALEGLGYRITRIDVGRDIGERLAAVRPDVVLNVTHGRPGEDGTLAGLLEVMKIPYTHSGVLASALAMDKAMAKRMLAQAGVAVPGGVRVHRREAAREHLIPRPYVVKPNAEGSSIGVFIVTAEHEHPPQELNSADWALDETVLVEPFIAGRELTCAVMGDRALAVIEIVQDNRFYDYEAKYAPGGSRHLIPAPLKPNIYSEVQRLSLAAHQALGCKGVSRADFRYDDTPGGTGALVCLEVNTQPGMTGTSLVPDMAAHEGISFAELVEWMVLDASLDR; from the coding sequence ATGAGCAAACCGCACGTCGCCGTCCTGATGGGCGGCTGGTCGGCCGAGCGCAAGGTTTCGCTGGCGTCTGGCACCGCCTGCGCCGATGCGCTCGAAGGCCTCGGCTACCGCATCACCCGCATCGATGTCGGCCGCGACATTGGCGAGCGGCTGGCGGCGGTGCGGCCCGACGTCGTGCTCAACGTCACGCATGGGCGCCCCGGCGAGGACGGCACGCTGGCCGGCCTGCTCGAAGTGATGAAGATCCCCTATACCCATTCGGGCGTGCTCGCCTCGGCGCTGGCCATGGACAAGGCCATGGCCAAGCGCATGCTGGCCCAGGCCGGCGTGGCGGTGCCCGGCGGCGTCAGGGTGCACCGCCGCGAGGCGGCGCGCGAACACCTCATCCCGCGTCCCTATGTGGTCAAGCCCAATGCCGAGGGGTCCTCGATCGGCGTCTTCATCGTCACGGCAGAGCACGAGCACCCGCCGCAGGAGCTCAATTCGGCCGACTGGGCGCTGGACGAGACGGTGCTGGTCGAACCCTTCATCGCGGGCCGCGAACTGACCTGCGCCGTGATGGGCGACCGGGCCCTGGCCGTCATCGAAATCGTGCAGGACAACCGCTTCTACGACTATGAGGCGAAATATGCGCCGGGTGGTTCGCGGCACCTGATTCCTGCACCGCTTAAACCAAATATTTACTCTGAGGTCCAAAGACTGTCCCTCGCAGCGCATCAAGCGCTCGGCTGTAAAGGGGTCAGCCGTGCGGACTTCAGATACGACGACACGCCCGGTGGCACCGGGGCGCTCGTCTGTCTCGAAGTCAACACGCAGCCCGGGATGACCGGGACTTCGCTCGTCCCCGATATGGCCGCTCACGAAGGGATTTCGTTCGCAGAGCTGGTCGAATGGATGGTGTTGGACGCCTCGCTGGATCGCTGA
- the mraY gene encoding Phospho-N-acetylmuramoyl-pentapeptide-transferase yields MFAFLAEFTTVFGPLNIFRYITFRTGGAIVTALIFVFLFGPGLIQLLRLKQGKGQPIRSDGPESHLAKKGTPTMGGLMILSGVVISTLLWANLRSPYVWVLLFVTLGFGAIGFYDDYLKVTKQTHAGFSSRARLALEFVIAGLAVTAVVYVTREPLNTSVFFPFIKDLSINIGFLMIIFGALVIVGSGNAVNLTDGLDGLAIVPVMIAGGTFGVIAYLSGNAVFASYLQITHVPGTGEIVVVIGALIGAGLGFLWFNAPPAQIFMGDTGSLALGGLIGTIAVATKHEIVLAVVGGLFVLEAVSVIVQVASFKLTGKRVFRMAPIHHHFEKKGWSEPQVVVRFWIIAFVLALAGLSTLKLR; encoded by the coding sequence ATGTTCGCTTTCCTTGCCGAATTCACCACCGTCTTCGGACCGCTCAACATCTTTCGCTACATCACCTTCCGCACGGGCGGGGCGATCGTCACGGCGCTGATCTTCGTCTTCCTGTTCGGGCCCGGTCTCATCCAGTTGCTGCGCCTGAAGCAGGGCAAGGGCCAGCCGATCCGGTCTGACGGGCCGGAGAGCCACCTGGCCAAGAAGGGCACCCCGACCATGGGCGGCCTGATGATCCTGTCCGGCGTCGTCATCTCGACGCTGCTCTGGGCCAACCTGCGCAGTCCCTATGTCTGGGTCCTGCTGTTCGTCACCCTCGGCTTCGGCGCCATCGGCTTCTACGACGACTATCTGAAGGTGACCAAGCAGACCCATGCCGGGTTTTCGTCGCGTGCCCGTCTCGCGCTCGAATTCGTCATTGCCGGCCTTGCCGTGACCGCGGTCGTCTACGTCACGCGCGAGCCGCTGAACACCTCCGTGTTCTTTCCCTTCATCAAGGACCTGTCGATCAATATCGGCTTCCTGATGATCATCTTCGGGGCGCTGGTCATCGTCGGCTCGGGCAATGCGGTGAACCTCACCGACGGCCTCGACGGCCTCGCCATCGTGCCGGTCATGATCGCCGGCGGCACGTTCGGTGTCATCGCCTATCTCTCCGGCAATGCGGTCTTCGCAAGCTATCTGCAGATCACCCATGTACCGGGCACCGGCGAGATCGTGGTGGTGATCGGCGCCCTGATCGGCGCCGGCCTCGGCTTCCTCTGGTTTAATGCGCCGCCGGCGCAGATCTTCATGGGCGATACCGGCTCGCTGGCCCTCGGCGGCCTGATCGGCACCATTGCGGTCGCCACCAAGCATGAGATCGTGCTGGCGGTGGTCGGCGGCCTGTTCGTCCTGGAAGCCGTGTCGGTGATCGTCCAGGTCGCCTCGTTCAAGCTCACCGGCAAGCGTGTCTTCCGCATGGCGCCGATCCATCACCACTTCGAGAAGAAGGGCTGGTCGGAGCCGCAGGTCGTCGTGCGCTTCTGGATCATCGCCTTCGTGCTGGCGCTCGCGGGCCTGTCGACCCTGAAGCTCAGGTGA
- the murD gene encoding UDP-N-acetylmuramoylalanine--D-glutamate ligase — translation MTPIHQFAGRTVAVFGLGGSGLATCAALAAGGARVVAWDDNAASVEKAAAAGHATVDLATADWSGFAALVLTPGVPLTHPVPHWTVGKAVAAGLPVIGDIELFCRERAARAPDAPFVAITGTNGKSTTTALIRHILVACGRDTQMGGNIGTAILSLEPPRGGRFHVVECSSFQIDLAPSLDPSVGICLNVTPDHLDRHGTIAGYAAVKERLIAGVPKTGTAVIGVDDTFCQAMADRAERAGRTVVRLSIRNPVADGLCLDGVDIVRVRAGAEVFRFSNAGIGSLRGTHNAQNAMAAFAACEALGLTHEAIVTAMRSFPGLAHRMEEVGRRGKVLFVNDSKATNADSAEKALAAFRRIYWIAGGKAKEGGIAPLAGYFPRVAKAYLIGAAAEDFAATLGAVPHVVAGTLDRAVALAAADAAADGEADPVVLLSPACASYDQFPNFEVRGKAFRDLVLALPGLAPIGGGN, via the coding sequence ATGACACCGATCCATCAGTTCGCCGGCAGGACCGTCGCGGTCTTCGGGCTCGGCGGCTCCGGCCTTGCCACCTGCGCGGCGCTCGCCGCCGGCGGTGCCCGCGTCGTCGCCTGGGACGACAATGCCGCCTCCGTCGAGAAAGCAGCCGCGGCCGGCCACGCAACCGTCGACCTCGCCACGGCCGACTGGTCGGGTTTCGCCGCGCTCGTGCTGACGCCCGGCGTGCCCCTGACCCATCCCGTGCCGCACTGGACGGTCGGCAAGGCCGTCGCGGCGGGCCTTCCGGTCATCGGCGACATCGAGCTGTTCTGCCGCGAACGCGCGGCGCGCGCGCCCGATGCGCCCTTCGTCGCCATTACCGGCACCAACGGCAAGTCGACCACGACCGCGCTGATCCGGCATATTCTCGTCGCCTGCGGGCGCGACACCCAGATGGGCGGCAATATCGGCACGGCCATCCTGTCGCTCGAGCCGCCGCGAGGCGGCCGCTTTCATGTCGTCGAGTGCTCGTCCTTCCAGATCGATCTCGCGCCTTCGCTCGACCCGAGCGTCGGCATCTGCCTCAACGTGACGCCGGACCATCTCGACCGGCACGGCACGATCGCAGGCTATGCCGCGGTCAAGGAGCGGCTCATTGCCGGCGTGCCGAAGACCGGCACGGCGGTGATCGGCGTCGACGACACGTTCTGCCAGGCCATGGCCGACCGCGCCGAGCGGGCAGGGCGCACCGTTGTCCGCCTGTCGATCCGCAATCCCGTCGCCGACGGGCTCTGCCTCGACGGCGTCGACATCGTGCGCGTCAGGGCGGGGGCGGAGGTCTTCCGCTTCTCGAATGCCGGCATCGGCTCGCTGCGCGGCACGCACAACGCCCAGAACGCCATGGCCGCCTTCGCCGCCTGCGAGGCGCTCGGGCTGACGCATGAGGCGATCGTCACCGCCATGCGCAGCTTCCCCGGTCTTGCCCATCGCATGGAAGAGGTCGGCCGCCGCGGCAAGGTGCTGTTCGTCAACGATTCCAAGGCGACCAATGCGGATTCCGCGGAGAAGGCGCTCGCCGCCTTCCGCCGCATCTACTGGATCGCCGGCGGCAAGGCGAAGGAAGGCGGCATCGCGCCGCTCGCCGGCTATTTTCCGCGCGTCGCCAAGGCTTATCTCATCGGCGCCGCGGCCGAGGACTTCGCCGCGACGCTCGGCGCCGTTCCCCATGTCGTCGCCGGCACGCTCGATCGCGCGGTGGCGCTCGCCGCGGCCGACGCAGCCGCCGACGGCGAAGCCGATCCGGTCGTCCTGCTGTCGCCCGCCTGCGCCAGCTACGACCAGTTTCCCAACTTCGAGGTGCGCGGCAAGGCCTTCCGGGATCTGGTCCTGGCGCTGCCGGGTCTGGCGCCGATCGGCGGCGGGAACTGA
- the murC gene encoding UDP-N-acetylmuramate--L-alanine ligase — MKLPRDIGPIHFIGIGGIGMSGIAEVLLNLGYKVQGSDAAEGYTIKRLKDRGAVVSIGHATENLGQAEVVVVSTAIRKDNPELVAARERRIPVVRRAEMLAELMRLKSCVAIAGTHGKTTTTSMVSTLLDAGGFDPTIVNGGIINALGTNARLGAGNWMVVEADESDGSFLKLPADVAIVTNIDPEHLDHYGDFDAVKNAFRSFVENIPFYGFAVMCIDHPVVQDMVGSIADRRVITYGENPQADVRIVDIELGGGRCRFKVQFRDRSGVVVDEIDDLVLPMPGRHNALNATSAIAVARELGMAGPQIRKALAGFGGVKRRFTRTGEWNGAIIFDDYGHHPVEISAVLKAARASTDNQVIAVVQPHRYTRLSSLFNEFCTCFNDADTVIVADVYAAGEQPIPGASRDDLVSGLKTRGHKSVIALEGPAELASIVAGLAKPGDYVVCLGAGNITQWAYALPDELAKLGASA; from the coding sequence ATGAAACTTCCCCGCGACATTGGTCCCATCCATTTCATCGGCATCGGCGGTATTGGCATGTCCGGCATCGCCGAGGTCCTGCTCAATCTCGGCTACAAGGTGCAAGGCTCCGACGCCGCTGAAGGCTATACGATCAAGCGCCTGAAGGACCGCGGCGCCGTCGTCTCCATCGGCCATGCCACCGAAAATCTCGGCCAGGCCGAGGTGGTGGTCGTCTCCACCGCCATCCGCAAGGACAATCCCGAGCTCGTCGCCGCCCGCGAGCGGCGCATCCCGGTCGTCCGGCGCGCCGAAATGCTGGCCGAGCTGATGCGGCTGAAATCCTGCGTCGCCATTGCCGGCACCCATGGCAAGACCACCACCACCTCGATGGTCTCGACCCTGCTCGACGCCGGCGGCTTTGACCCGACCATCGTCAATGGCGGCATCATCAATGCGCTCGGCACCAATGCACGGCTCGGCGCCGGCAACTGGATGGTGGTCGAGGCGGACGAATCGGACGGCTCGTTCCTCAAGCTGCCGGCCGACGTCGCCATCGTCACCAATATCGATCCTGAGCATCTCGACCATTACGGCGACTTCGACGCGGTGAAGAACGCCTTCCGGTCCTTCGTCGAGAACATTCCCTTCTACGGCTTCGCGGTCATGTGCATCGACCATCCGGTGGTGCAGGACATGGTCGGCTCGATCGCCGACCGGCGCGTGATTACCTATGGCGAGAACCCGCAGGCCGACGTGCGCATCGTCGACATCGAGCTCGGCGGCGGGCGCTGCCGCTTCAAGGTGCAGTTCCGCGACCGCTCGGGCGTCGTGGTCGACGAGATCGACGATCTCGTCCTGCCCATGCCTGGCCGGCACAATGCGCTGAACGCCACGTCGGCGATCGCGGTGGCGCGCGAGCTCGGCATGGCCGGCCCGCAGATCCGCAAGGCGCTCGCCGGCTTCGGCGGCGTCAAGCGCCGCTTCACCCGCACCGGCGAGTGGAACGGCGCCATCATCTTCGACGACTATGGCCACCATCCCGTCGAGATCTCCGCCGTCCTGAAGGCGGCGCGCGCCTCCACCGACAACCAGGTCATTGCCGTCGTCCAGCCGCACCGCTACACGCGGCTCTCCTCGTTGTTCAACGAGTTCTGCACCTGCTTCAACGATGCCGACACGGTGATCGTCGCCGATGTCTATGCCGCGGGCGAACAGCCGATCCCCGGCGCCTCGCGCGACGATCTCGTGTCGGGCCTGAAGACGCGGGGTCACAAGTCGGTGATCGCGCTGGAAGGGCCGGCGGAGCTCGCCAGCATCGTCGCCGGTCTCGCCAAGCCCGGCGACTATGTCGTCTGCCTCGGTGCCGGCAACATCACGCAATGGGCCTATGCCCTGCCGGACGAGCTCGCAAAGCTGGGCGCCTCGGCCTGA
- the murG gene encoding UDP-N-acetylglucosamine--N-acetylmuramyl-(pentapeptide) pyrophosphoryl-undecaprenol N-acetylglucosamine transferase, translating to MAASDPAKPLVLVCAGGTGGHLFPAEALSVALGQRGCIVDLVTDERAEKYGRAFPARATHVVASATVTSKNPLALARTLFTLGRGYMAARKVVRVLRPKAVVGFGGYPTLPPMFAAVQLGVPTIIHDQNAVMGRANRQLSAKVTAIATSFPGVLDKDPALAAKASFTGNPVRPMVLTAAEIPYDPPVPGGPFRLCVFGGSQGARVMSEILPAALERLDPDLRTRLLVVQQARGEDEAAVKAAYARLGVEAEVAPFFVDLPGWIARSHLVIARSGASTVAELAVIGRPSILVPLPHALDQDQLMNAATLASAMAATVVRQADFTPDWLAGELTRIMADPSPLTAAAAAARGQGHADAADRLAELVLKTAGIAPAGTTP from the coding sequence ATGGCGGCGTCGGACCCCGCCAAGCCGCTCGTTCTCGTCTGTGCCGGCGGCACCGGCGGGCATCTGTTTCCGGCCGAGGCGCTGAGCGTCGCGCTCGGCCAGCGCGGCTGCATCGTCGATCTCGTCACCGACGAGCGGGCGGAGAAATATGGCCGCGCCTTTCCCGCGCGCGCCACGCACGTGGTCGCCTCGGCGACCGTCACCTCGAAGAACCCGCTGGCGCTCGCGCGCACGCTGTTCACCCTCGGCCGCGGCTATATGGCGGCTCGCAAGGTGGTGCGCGTGCTGCGGCCGAAGGCGGTGGTCGGCTTCGGCGGCTATCCGACGCTGCCGCCCATGTTCGCCGCGGTCCAGCTCGGCGTGCCCACCATCATCCACGACCAGAACGCCGTGATGGGCCGGGCCAACCGCCAGCTCTCGGCCAAGGTGACGGCGATCGCCACCAGCTTTCCCGGCGTGCTCGACAAGGATCCGGCGCTGGCCGCCAAGGCGAGCTTCACCGGCAATCCGGTGCGCCCCATGGTGCTGACGGCCGCCGAGATCCCCTATGACCCGCCGGTGCCGGGCGGTCCGTTCCGGCTCTGCGTCTTCGGCGGCAGCCAGGGCGCCCGCGTCATGAGCGAGATCCTGCCCGCCGCGCTCGAACGGCTCGATCCGGACCTGCGCACCCGCCTGCTGGTCGTTCAGCAGGCCCGCGGCGAGGACGAGGCGGCGGTCAAGGCGGCCTATGCGCGGCTTGGAGTCGAGGCCGAGGTCGCGCCGTTTTTCGTCGACCTGCCCGGCTGGATCGCCAGGTCCCACCTCGTCATCGCTCGTTCGGGCGCATCTACCGTGGCCGAGCTTGCGGTGATCGGCAGGCCCTCCATCCTGGTGCCGCTGCCCCATGCGCTCGACCAGGACCAGCTCATGAATGCGGCGACCCTGGCCTCGGCCATGGCCGCCACCGTGGTCCGCCAGGCCGATTTCACCCCCGACTGGCTCGCTGGCGAGCTGACGCGGATCATGGCCGATCCGTCGCCGCTTACCGCCGCCGCCGCCGCTGCGCGTGGCCAGGGCCATGCCGACGCCGCCGACCGGCTGGCCGAGCTTGTTCTTAAAACCGCCGGAATTGCCCCGGCAGGAACCACGCCATGA
- the ftsQ gene encoding Cell division protein FtsQ translates to MDGVGRLAGSLIARLDRAGADALLRVHRILLARYRRSLAEAQAASDEPYSRPSAWDFWLRRLSVRIANLHIPRHAGIYATVALMAATGLYGIQRGGHWPAVNGALLAFGDDMANAAGLQVRAVRLTGNTKLSQPEILEAAGIGPNTSVLFFDPDAARTRLTANPWIAEATVQKLYPDQLLVEIVEREAFALWQRDGKIAVIAADGTVIVDQLDSRFQHLPLVVGAGAEKRVQEIVGLMNARPTIASAVRAAVLVAERRWTLVLKNGIDVRLPDTDVEGALATLARLDAEKKLMTRDVSMIDLRVPGRVTVRLSDEAFRAHEAAIKERQRARRRAGTAT, encoded by the coding sequence ATGGATGGTGTTGGACGCCTCGCTGGATCGCTGATCGCACGGCTCGACAGGGCCGGTGCCGACGCGCTCTTGCGCGTGCACCGTATCCTGCTCGCTCGCTATCGCCGCAGCCTCGCGGAAGCGCAGGCCGCGTCGGACGAGCCCTATTCGCGGCCGAGCGCCTGGGACTTCTGGCTGCGCCGGCTGTCGGTGCGAATCGCCAATCTGCACATTCCCCGCCACGCCGGCATCTACGCGACCGTCGCGCTGATGGCGGCCACCGGCCTCTACGGCATTCAGCGCGGCGGCCATTGGCCCGCGGTGAACGGTGCCTTGCTCGCCTTCGGCGACGACATGGCCAATGCCGCCGGCCTGCAGGTGCGTGCGGTCCGGCTGACCGGCAACACCAAGCTCAGCCAGCCGGAGATCCTCGAGGCTGCCGGCATCGGCCCCAACACCTCGGTTCTCTTCTTCGATCCGGACGCGGCGCGCACGCGCCTGACGGCCAATCCCTGGATCGCCGAGGCGACCGTGCAGAAGCTCTATCCCGACCAGCTCCTGGTCGAGATCGTCGAGCGCGAGGCCTTCGCCCTCTGGCAGCGGGATGGCAAGATCGCCGTGATCGCGGCGGACGGCACCGTGATCGTCGACCAGCTCGACAGCCGCTTCCAGCATCTGCCCCTGGTGGTGGGGGCGGGCGCCGAGAAGCGCGTCCAGGAAATCGTCGGCCTGATGAACGCCCGGCCGACCATCGCCTCGGCGGTGCGGGCCGCGGTGCTCGTCGCCGAGCGGCGCTGGACGCTGGTGCTGAAGAACGGCATCGACGTGCGCCTGCCGGATACCGATGTCGAGGGCGCGCTGGCGACGCTGGCGCGGCTCGATGCCGAAAAGAAGCTGATGACCCGGGACGTGTCGATGATCGACCTGCGCGTGCCCGGCCGCGTCACCGTGCGCCTGTCGGACGAGGCTTTCCGCGCCCACGAAGCCGCGATCAAAGAGCGCCAGCGTGCCCGGCGCAGGGCGGGAACTGCCACATGA
- the murB gene encoding UDP-N-acetylenolpyruvoylglucosamine reductase — protein MAFDDLTAIVRERLPDLKGPVTANASMKTFSWFRTGGPAQLLFEPADEADLVAFLEKIPADWPVMPVGLGSNLLVRDGGIPGVVIKLGKTFGGIEILQEHLLRAGAGAPDVKVARAAAEAGIAGFAFLRGIPGAIGGALRMNGGAYGGEVTDILVEARAVRRDGRTVVLDHAAMGFGYRHSAAPEDAIFVSALLRGAPGDPAAPLAAMDEITRQRSATQPVNTRTGGSTFRNPPGHSAWKLVDQAGCRGLRIGGAQVSELHTNFLIASPEATSADIEELGETVRARVKAASGIELHWEIKRVGLKGPAAERQGQIP, from the coding sequence ATGGCTTTCGACGACCTCACCGCCATCGTCCGCGAACGGCTGCCGGACCTGAAGGGCCCGGTCACCGCCAATGCCTCGATGAAGACGTTTTCCTGGTTCCGCACCGGCGGGCCGGCACAGCTCCTGTTCGAGCCCGCGGACGAGGCCGATCTCGTCGCCTTCCTGGAAAAGATCCCGGCGGACTGGCCGGTCATGCCGGTTGGTCTCGGCTCGAATCTCCTGGTCCGCGACGGCGGCATACCCGGCGTGGTTATCAAACTGGGAAAAACTTTCGGCGGAATCGAGATATTGCAGGAACACCTTTTGCGTGCAGGAGCCGGCGCTCCTGACGTCAAGGTTGCGCGCGCGGCCGCCGAGGCCGGCATTGCCGGTTTTGCCTTTCTGCGCGGCATCCCCGGTGCCATCGGCGGGGCGCTGCGGATGAACGGCGGCGCCTATGGCGGCGAGGTCACCGACATCCTGGTCGAGGCGCGTGCCGTGCGCCGCGACGGCCGGACCGTCGTGCTCGACCACGCCGCCATGGGGTTCGGCTACCGCCATTCGGCGGCGCCGGAGGATGCCATCTTCGTCTCCGCGCTGTTGCGCGGTGCGCCCGGCGATCCGGCGGCGCCGCTCGCCGCGATGGACGAAATCACCCGCCAGCGCTCGGCGACGCAGCCGGTCAATACCCGCACCGGCGGCTCGACCTTCCGCAATCCGCCCGGCCATTCGGCCTGGAAACTGGTCGACCAGGCCGGTTGCCGGGGCCTGCGGATCGGCGGCGCCCAGGTGTCCGAGCTGCACACCAATTTCCTCATCGCCTCGCCCGAGGCGACCTCGGCCGACATCGAGGAGCTCGGCGAAACGGTGCGGGCGCGCGTCAAGGCCGCGAGCGGCATCGAGCTTCATTGGGAAATCAAGCGTGTCGGGCTCAAAGGCCCGGCCGCCGAACGTCAGGGACAGATACCATGA
- the ftsW gene encoding Lipid II flippase FtsW, producing the protein MISRAERTAFGEWWWTVDRLLLFALFGLMLAGIVLSLAASPAVAHRLGLDTFHFVNRQVFFLIPATVVLIITSFLSPRWIRRLAFAAFVVALVMVVATLFIGAEIKGARRWLNFAGVGLQPSEFLKPAFVVLAAWLFAESAKRPEMPANILAILLLLATVTPLVMQPDVGQTTLITVVWAALFFMAGMRWLWVFGLAGVGAAGLVGAYYTFGHVRRRIDKFLEPGTSDTFQVDVAIDAFQQAGWFGKGPGEGTVKRIIPDSHTDFIFAVAAEEFGVMLCLVIVALFAFIVLRSLGHAYKDEDPFCRFAVAGLAMLFGLQSCINLMVNLHLIPPKGMTLPFVSYGGSSLIALAFGMGMLIALTRRRPRAETLAELSHYQARS; encoded by the coding sequence ATGATCTCCCGCGCTGAACGCACCGCTTTCGGCGAATGGTGGTGGACGGTCGACCGCCTGCTGCTGTTCGCCCTGTTCGGACTGATGCTTGCCGGCATCGTCCTGTCGCTCGCGGCCTCGCCCGCGGTCGCGCACCGTCTCGGGCTCGACACCTTCCACTTCGTCAACCGCCAGGTCTTCTTCCTGATCCCGGCGACGGTGGTGCTGATCATCACCTCCTTCCTGTCGCCGCGCTGGATCCGGCGCCTCGCCTTCGCCGCCTTCGTCGTCGCCCTCGTCATGGTGGTGGCGACCCTGTTCATCGGCGCCGAGATCAAGGGCGCCCGGCGCTGGCTGAATTTTGCCGGCGTCGGCCTGCAGCCCTCGGAATTCCTCAAGCCCGCCTTCGTGGTGCTGGCCGCCTGGCTTTTCGCCGAGAGCGCCAAGCGCCCGGAAATGCCGGCCAACATTCTCGCCATCCTGCTGCTGCTGGCGACGGTGACGCCGCTCGTGATGCAGCCCGACGTCGGCCAGACCACGTTGATCACGGTCGTCTGGGCGGCCCTGTTCTTCATGGCCGGCATGCGCTGGCTCTGGGTCTTCGGTCTCGCCGGCGTCGGCGCGGCCGGCCTTGTCGGCGCCTACTACACCTTCGGACACGTGCGCCGCCGCATCGACAAGTTCCTCGAGCCGGGCACCTCCGACACCTTCCAGGTCGATGTCGCCATCGATGCCTTCCAGCAGGCCGGCTGGTTCGGCAAGGGGCCGGGGGAGGGCACCGTCAAGCGGATCATCCCGGACAGCCACACCGACTTCATCTTCGCGGTCGCCGCCGAAGAGTTCGGCGTCATGCTCTGCCTGGTCATCGTCGCGCTGTTCGCCTTCATCGTGCTGCGTTCGCTCGGCCATGCCTACAAGGACGAGGATCCGTTCTGCCGTTTCGCGGTGGCTGGCCTCGCCATGCTGTTCGGCCTGCAGAGCTGCATCAATCTGATGGTCAACCTGCACCTGATCCCGCCCAAGGGCATGACCCTGCCCTTCGTCTCCTATGGCGGCTCCTCGCTGATCGCGCTCGCCTTCGGCATGGGCATGCTGATCGCGTTGACGCGGCGGCGGCCGCGCGCCGAGACGCTGGCCGAGCTCAGCCACTATCAGGCGCGATCCTGA